A region from the Drosophila ananassae strain 14024-0371.13 chromosome 2L, ASM1763931v2, whole genome shotgun sequence genome encodes:
- the LOC123257299 gene encoding uncharacterized protein LOC123257299: NINLCFKEAVVFKLTNAVCVSHNESWFIFHHCRLKAVSRNKIVLNLNGTVLHPAYKISAHGKMFKRENGYKPWLIDTKIDICRFLKTNYDPFTKLVYNLFKEFTNFDHPCPYVGLQYVMGFYLRPELLILPFPSGDYMLMIRWFFNNKLTFDTNVSFVFTEDLFA, encoded by the exons aatataaaTTTGTGTTTTAAGGAAGCTGTGGTCTTCAAGTTGACCAATGCCGTCTGCGTGAGCCACAATGAGTCCTGGTTCATTTTTCATCACTGTCGTCTGAAGGCTGTCAGTCGAAACAAGATTGTCTTGAACCTAAACGGTACTGTTCTTCATCCGGCTTATAAAATCAGTGCTCACGGAAAGATGTTCAAACGGGAAAATGGCTATAAGCCATGGCTAATTGACACGAAAATCGATATCTGTCGCTTTCTTAAGACAAATTATGACCCATTTACAAAACTAGTATATAATCTTTTTAAGGAATTTACAAACTTCGACCATCCCTGTCCATATGTG GGTTTGCAGTATGTGATGGGCTTTTACCTAAGGCCCGAACTATTAATTCTTCCCTTTCCGAGTGGCGACTACATGCTGATGATAAGGTGGTTTTTTAACAACAAACTTACGTTCGACACAAATGTCAGTTTTGTATTCACTGAGGATCTTTTTGCTTGa